One segment of Ignavibacteriales bacterium DNA contains the following:
- the aroF gene encoding 3-deoxy-7-phosphoheptulonate synthase has translation MIVVLEKTINDKQLDNIIKHLVDFGFAIHKSEGEERMIIGAIGVQPNFDTRKIKILDGVEEVYRITEPFKLASRSFKKDDSFIKIKDVVIGGNEVSVIAGPCSVESEEQIMIIAELVKKSGAKILRGGAFKPRSSPYSFQGLGEDGLKFMRKAADEFGLLVVTEVLENSMIDLIYKYTDIFQVGARNMQNYSLLKELGSAKKPVMLKRGLSATVEDWLMSAEYILSNGNSDVFLCERGIRTFETYTRNTFDISAIPVVHKRSHLPVFADPSHATGLRDKVIPMARAAVAAGADGIMVEVHHDPEKALSDGPQALLPAQFSEMMKQIRLIADVIGRTM, from the coding sequence GTGATAGTTGTTCTTGAAAAAACCATAAACGATAAGCAACTCGATAATATTATTAAACATCTGGTAGATTTTGGATTTGCAATTCATAAATCTGAAGGTGAAGAACGAATGATTATTGGTGCCATTGGAGTTCAGCCGAACTTTGATACGCGAAAAATAAAAATTCTTGATGGTGTTGAAGAAGTTTACAGGATTACAGAACCATTTAAACTTGCGAGCCGTAGTTTCAAAAAAGATGACTCGTTTATTAAAATAAAAGATGTTGTAATCGGTGGAAACGAAGTGAGTGTGATTGCCGGACCTTGTTCTGTTGAAAGTGAAGAACAGATAATGATAATTGCAGAGTTAGTTAAAAAAAGTGGGGCAAAAATTTTAAGAGGTGGTGCATTTAAACCTCGTAGTTCTCCGTATTCTTTTCAAGGATTGGGTGAAGACGGATTAAAGTTTATGCGTAAAGCCGCAGATGAGTTTGGTTTATTGGTTGTTACCGAAGTTCTAGAAAATTCAATGATCGATTTGATTTATAAGTACACAGATATTTTTCAAGTTGGTGCAAGAAACATGCAAAATTATTCTTTGTTAAAAGAATTAGGCTCAGCTAAAAAACCTGTGATGTTAAAACGTGGTTTGTCTGCAACAGTTGAAGATTGGCTAATGTCTGCTGAATATATTTTATCGAATGGAAATTCAGATGTTTTTCTCTGCGAAAGAGGAATCAGAACTTTTGAAACCTACACACGAAATACTTTCGATATTTCAGCAATTCCTGTCGTCCACAAACGCAGTCATTTGCCTGTGTTTGCTGATCCATCCCACGCTACCGGATTAAGAGATAAAGTTATTCCAATGGCTCGTGCAGCTGTAGCCGCTGGTGCAGATGGAATTATGGTTGAAGTTCATCACGATCCTGAAAAGGCTTTATCCGATGGACCACAAGCGTTATTACCTGCACAGTTTTCTGAGATGATGAAACAAATCCGTTTAATTGCTGATGTTATTGGGAGAACAATGTAA
- a CDS encoding DUF1684 domain-containing protein has product MIKKYFVLISIGLITFSCSNNKNVMQIDELYVSKLQQERENKDWEMQYDSYSPFKVDSTAKIQPLKYFEPTIEFIFKSKLFKNSAQDTISIFGTRGEERKAIIEGHVLLNYKGKNHKLNIYKSFGPQGQSYNSIWFTDQTTGKETYPVGRYLDFELNNDPEFIYEIDFNRAYNPYCAYSDLFTCPIPTENDFLDFEIKAGEKNFHTELNLETK; this is encoded by the coding sequence ATGATTAAAAAATATTTTGTATTAATTTCAATTGGATTGATTACTTTTTCTTGCAGCAATAACAAAAATGTAATGCAAATTGATGAATTGTACGTAAGTAAACTTCAGCAGGAACGTGAAAATAAAGATTGGGAAATGCAGTATGATTCTTATTCTCCTTTTAAAGTGGATTCAACTGCAAAAATTCAACCGTTAAAATATTTTGAACCAACAATAGAATTTATTTTTAAATCTAAACTATTTAAAAATAGTGCTCAGGATACTATATCAATTTTTGGAACACGTGGTGAAGAAAGAAAAGCCATTATTGAAGGCCACGTTTTATTAAACTATAAAGGCAAAAATCACAAATTAAATATTTATAAAAGTTTTGGACCGCAAGGACAAAGCTATAATAGTATTTGGTTTACGGATCAAACAACGGGTAAAGAAACTTATCCCGTTGGAAGATATTTAGATTTTGAATTGAATAATGATCCAGAATTCATTTATGAAATTGATTTTAACAGAGCGTACAATCCGTATTGTGCTTACAGTGATCTTTTTACCTGTCCTATCCCAACGGAAAATGATTTTTTAGATTTTGAAATTAAAGCCGGTGAGAAAAATTTTCATACAGAATTAAACTTGGAGACAAAGTGA
- the mutS gene encoding DNA mismatch repair protein MutS, which yields MAQYYKVKQAHPDTILLFRVGDFFETFEDDAKLASKVLGITLTKRSNGSAGDTPLAGFPHHAIDNYLPKLVRAGYRVAVCEQTENPKFAKGIVKREVVEVVTPGVTLSDKLLDHKKNNYLLAIAVLDQICGLSFCDISTGEYYVFEIPLAQLGEQIESINPSEFLIPKRDKEFLGKLIERINPSLRITKLEDWIFNFDFANELIKNHFKTVTLKGFGIDKLSAGIIAAGAVLNYLNETQRVNLSHLNRISLYNPSDYMILDYSTKRNLEITFSMNDGGREGSLISILDKTQTAMGGRLLKKWISAPLRDLDPIKKRHDSVEELLRNKKVRKDLNENLSEVGDLERLISRICTSRATPREVVAVKSSLKKIPAIKELLNGLKVSTLQNISEQLDPLENIVDKISTAIIDSPPAAINEGGIIRNGFSAELDELRDISLHGKEWIATLQQNERERTGISSLKVNFNNVFGYYIDVSHTHKNKIPDNYIRKQTLVNSERFITPELKEYEDKILNAQEKINELESQLFNEIRAIVANEAEIIQKNARVIAMLDCLNCFAQCAEEYNYVKPVVDETNKINIVQGRHPVVERILDPGNKYTPNDSLLDNDDQQIILLTGPNMAGKSVYLRQVGLIVLLAQIGSFVPAKEASIGIVDRIFTRVGASDNITAGESTFLVEMQEAANILNNATAKSLILLDEIGRGTSTFDGISIAWAITEYLHENPDISAKTLFATHYHELNEMAELFPKIKNYKVEVREYDDKVVFLHKVNPGRADHSYGIQVAQMAGLPLFVTNRAKEVLDNLESKELTPYEIKKERLKKLKSETDNQISLFEFKDDSLRTEINKMELDNITPLEALNKLNELKKKMSQND from the coding sequence ATGGCGCAATACTATAAGGTAAAACAGGCTCATCCGGATACAATTTTGTTGTTCAGGGTTGGGGATTTTTTTGAGACTTTTGAAGATGATGCAAAGTTAGCCTCAAAGGTTTTAGGAATTACACTTACGAAGCGTTCGAACGGTTCTGCCGGTGATACGCCTCTTGCAGGATTTCCACACCACGCGATTGATAATTATTTACCAAAACTTGTGCGTGCCGGATACCGTGTTGCTGTTTGTGAGCAGACTGAAAATCCAAAGTTTGCAAAGGGAATTGTTAAGAGAGAAGTTGTCGAGGTTGTAACTCCGGGTGTAACTCTTTCGGATAAACTACTGGATCACAAAAAAAATAATTATCTACTTGCAATTGCTGTATTAGATCAGATTTGCGGGTTATCTTTTTGTGATATTTCTACTGGTGAATATTATGTTTTTGAAATTCCACTTGCGCAGCTAGGAGAACAGATTGAATCTATTAATCCATCAGAGTTTTTAATACCAAAACGTGATAAAGAGTTTTTGGGAAAATTGATTGAAAGAATTAATCCTTCATTGCGAATTACAAAGTTAGAAGATTGGATTTTTAATTTTGATTTTGCAAACGAACTTATTAAAAATCATTTTAAAACTGTTACATTAAAAGGTTTTGGAATTGATAAATTATCCGCAGGAATAATTGCTGCCGGCGCTGTGTTAAATTATCTGAACGAAACACAGCGAGTAAATCTTTCTCATCTTAACAGAATCTCTCTTTACAATCCATCTGATTATATGATTCTTGATTACTCAACAAAGAGAAATCTTGAAATTACTTTTTCTATGAACGATGGAGGAAGAGAAGGATCGTTAATATCCATTCTTGATAAAACACAAACTGCAATGGGTGGGAGGTTGTTAAAGAAATGGATTTCTGCTCCTCTAAGGGACTTAGATCCGATTAAAAAAAGGCATGATAGCGTTGAAGAATTACTAAGGAATAAAAAAGTAAGAAAAGATTTAAATGAAAATCTTAGCGAAGTCGGTGATCTTGAGAGATTGATTTCAAGAATCTGTACAAGCAGAGCAACACCTCGAGAAGTTGTTGCTGTAAAATCATCTTTAAAAAAAATCCCTGCTATAAAAGAGTTGTTGAATGGATTAAAAGTGTCCACTCTCCAAAATATTTCTGAGCAGCTTGACCCTTTAGAAAATATTGTTGATAAAATTTCAACTGCAATTATTGATTCGCCTCCAGCAGCAATAAACGAAGGCGGTATTATTCGAAATGGATTTAGCGCTGAGCTTGATGAACTTCGTGATATTTCATTGCACGGCAAAGAATGGATTGCAACACTTCAACAAAACGAAAGAGAACGAACAGGTATTTCATCTCTTAAAGTAAATTTTAACAATGTCTTTGGTTATTACATTGATGTTAGTCATACTCATAAGAATAAAATTCCGGATAATTACATACGCAAGCAAACCCTTGTAAACAGCGAGCGATTTATAACTCCCGAATTAAAAGAGTATGAAGATAAAATTCTAAATGCGCAGGAAAAGATAAACGAACTTGAATCGCAATTGTTTAATGAGATACGTGCAATCGTTGCGAATGAAGCAGAGATAATCCAGAAAAACGCAAGAGTAATTGCGATGTTGGATTGTTTAAACTGTTTTGCTCAATGTGCAGAGGAATACAATTATGTAAAACCGGTTGTCGATGAAACCAACAAAATAAATATTGTTCAAGGGCGTCATCCTGTTGTGGAAAGAATTCTTGATCCGGGAAATAAATACACACCTAATGATTCATTACTCGATAATGATGATCAGCAAATTATTTTACTAACGGGACCAAACATGGCTGGTAAATCTGTTTACTTAAGACAGGTTGGCTTGATAGTTTTGCTTGCACAAATTGGTTCATTTGTACCTGCAAAAGAAGCAAGTATTGGAATTGTTGATAGAATTTTTACACGTGTTGGTGCAAGTGATAATATTACTGCAGGTGAAAGTACTTTTTTAGTTGAGATGCAAGAAGCGGCAAATATTTTAAACAACGCAACTGCAAAAAGCCTAATTTTGTTGGATGAGATAGGAAGGGGAACAAGTACATTTGATGGAATTTCAATTGCTTGGGCAATTACAGAATATTTGCATGAGAATCCTGATATTTCTGCAAAGACCTTATTTGCTACTCACTATCACGAACTAAATGAAATGGCTGAGCTTTTTCCAAAAATAAAAAATTATAAAGTTGAAGTTCGTGAGTATGATGATAAAGTAGTGTTTCTTCACAAGGTAAATCCCGGCAGAGCTGATCATAGTTACGGAATTCAAGTTGCCCAAATGGCCGGTTTGCCGTTGTTTGTTACAAATCGTGCAAAAGAAGTCTTAGATAATCTTGAAAGTAAGGAACTAACACCGTACGAAATTAAAAAAGAGCGCTTGAAAAAATTAAAATCTGAAACTGATAACCAAATAAGTTTATTTGAGTTTAAAGATGATTCATTGCGAACTGAAATAAATAAAATGGAGTTGGACAACATTACACCATTAGAAGCATTAAATAAATTAAACGAACTTAAAAAGAAGATGAGTCAAAATGATTAA
- a CDS encoding esterase family protein yields the protein MLVFGHTGFPVIVFPTSRARYYQAKDFGLINAAAYLIDTGKIKIYCPDSLDNESWYNKNIHPADRVKTQIAYEEVILNDVIEFAFQDTGFNKVGLGGCSFGGYHAANIAFRNPEKVGYLFSMGGASNIRRFLDGYYDDNCYFNNPPDYLNNLSDKKILDKMKKIGIVLGTGDSDMCLDENKTLSSILTKKQIPHWLDVRENTGHDWNWWKEMFVEYLNKIEV from the coding sequence ATGCTGGTTTTTGGACACACTGGTTTTCCGGTAATTGTTTTTCCAACATCACGTGCAAGATATTATCAAGCAAAAGATTTTGGATTAATAAATGCAGCAGCTTATTTGATCGATACAGGTAAAATAAAAATTTACTGTCCCGATAGTTTAGATAACGAAAGCTGGTATAATAAAAATATTCATCCAGCTGATCGAGTCAAAACTCAAATCGCTTATGAAGAGGTAATACTTAACGATGTAATTGAATTTGCTTTTCAGGATACCGGTTTTAATAAAGTTGGTTTAGGCGGATGCAGTTTTGGAGGATATCACGCTGCAAATATTGCATTTCGTAATCCGGAAAAAGTTGGTTATTTGTTTTCAATGGGTGGTGCATCAAATATCAGAAGATTTTTAGATGGATATTATGATGATAATTGTTATTTCAATAATCCTCCTGATTATTTAAATAATTTGAGTGACAAAAAAATACTTGATAAAATGAAGAAAATTGGAATAGTTCTAGGCACTGGTGATTCTGATATGTGTCTTGATGAAAATAAAACTCTTTCATCAATTTTAACTAAGAAACAAATTCCACATTGGTTAGATGTTAGAGAAAATACCGGACATGATTGGAATTGGTGGAAAGAAATGTTTGTTGAATATTTAAATAAGATTGAAGTGTGA
- a CDS encoding carboxylate-amine ligase produces the protein MTEAGLFTLGVEEEFQIVDPVTRELKSHIQQILDDGKMILAENVKAEMHQSVVEMGTDICRDVSDAREQVTRLRTNLAKLAMKNGLRIAASGTHPFSHWKDQKITEHPRYKVIVDDMQQVARANLIFGLHVHVGVEDREVAIHIMNAARYFLPHIFALSTNSPFWLGRNTGFKSYRSKVFDRFPRTGIPDFFNGVSEYDKFVELLIKTGCIDDAKKIWWDIRVHPVFKTLEFRICDIPMTVDETIALTAVMQAVVAKLHKLIKQNLGFRLYRRAYIAENKWRAARYGIKGKLIDFGKKEEVDFKILIGELLEFVDDVVDELGSREEINYIYKILEMGTGADRQLDVWDQSHDTKNVVDYIIEQTHKGLDLK, from the coding sequence ATGACAGAAGCTGGTTTGTTTACGCTAGGAGTTGAAGAAGAATTTCAAATTGTTGATCCTGTTACAAGAGAATTGAAATCTCATATCCAACAAATACTTGATGATGGAAAGATGATTCTTGCAGAAAATGTAAAAGCAGAAATGCATCAATCCGTTGTGGAAATGGGAACAGACATTTGCCGTGATGTTTCAGATGCACGTGAACAAGTAACAAGGTTAAGAACCAACCTTGCCAAGCTTGCGATGAAAAACGGATTAAGAATTGCTGCTTCAGGTACTCATCCTTTCTCTCATTGGAAAGATCAGAAAATTACTGAACACCCACGCTATAAAGTAATTGTTGACGATATGCAGCAGGTTGCCCGGGCTAATTTAATTTTTGGTTTGCACGTTCATGTTGGCGTTGAAGATCGCGAAGTAGCAATACATATTATGAATGCCGCAAGATATTTTCTTCCTCATATTTTTGCTTTATCCACTAATTCACCTTTTTGGCTAGGAAGAAACACAGGATTTAAATCTTACAGAAGTAAAGTATTTGATAGGTTTCCGCGCACGGGTATTCCTGATTTTTTTAACGGTGTCTCTGAATATGATAAATTTGTTGAATTACTTATTAAAACTGGTTGCATAGATGATGCAAAAAAAATATGGTGGGATATTCGTGTTCATCCGGTATTCAAGACTTTAGAATTTCGTATTTGTGATATTCCAATGACTGTTGATGAAACGATTGCACTAACAGCAGTTATGCAAGCGGTGGTCGCAAAACTTCACAAACTTATAAAACAAAATCTAGGATTTAGATTATACCGAAGAGCTTATATTGCAGAAAATAAATGGCGTGCTGCTCGTTATGGAATAAAAGGAAAATTAATTGACTTTGGTAAAAAAGAGGAAGTTGATTTTAAAATACTAATAGGAGAATTATTGGAGTTCGTTGATGATGTTGTTGATGAACTTGGTTCGAGGGAAGAAATCAATTACATATATAAAATTTTAGAAATGGGCACTGGCGCTGATAGACAACTTGATGTTTGGGATCAATCACACGATACAAAAAACGTTGTTGACTACATCATTGAACAAACACACAAAGGATTGGATTTAAAATAA
- a CDS encoding 6-phosphofructokinase yields MAKKNGIRRIGILTGGGDCPGLNAVIRGVTKPAEDYGMSVYGIIDGFEGLVEGKARELTNADVSGILSRGGTILGSSNKGDPFHWPVEVNGKIEIQDKGAAAVKNYNSWGLDALIAIGGDGTMHICNKLSKMGMNIVGVPKTIDNDLEATEVTFGHDSAVYVVSMALDRLHTTASSHHRVIVVEVMGRYAGWIALNGGLSGGADIILIPEIPFSWDKVAEKIHERELMGKRFSLVCVAEGAKPLGGEIVTRGSDIKRTDPIQLGGIGKVVADKIEELTKRETRVTVLGHLQRGGSPTPYDRILATKFGAFAIDLVANKKFGRMVSLKCNEIRNVKIEDAIARQKLVKPDDQAVFVAKSLGISFGDE; encoded by the coding sequence ATGGCAAAAAAGAATGGAATAAGAAGAATTGGAATTTTGACGGGTGGAGGCGACTGCCCTGGGTTAAATGCTGTAATTAGAGGTGTAACAAAACCTGCCGAAGATTATGGAATGTCGGTGTATGGAATTATCGATGGTTTTGAAGGATTGGTGGAAGGCAAAGCTAGAGAACTAACCAATGCAGATGTATCCGGTATTCTTTCCAGAGGCGGAACAATTTTAGGATCATCAAACAAAGGCGATCCATTTCATTGGCCTGTAGAAGTTAATGGTAAAATTGAAATTCAAGATAAAGGCGCTGCTGCTGTAAAGAATTATAATTCTTGGGGATTAGATGCTTTAATTGCGATTGGCGGCGATGGCACAATGCATATATGTAACAAACTTTCTAAAATGGGAATGAATATTGTTGGCGTACCTAAAACAATCGATAATGATTTGGAAGCTACTGAAGTAACATTCGGTCACGATTCTGCAGTTTACGTTGTTTCTATGGCACTGGATAGGTTGCACACCACGGCATCCTCACATCACCGAGTTATTGTAGTTGAAGTTATGGGACGATATGCTGGTTGGATTGCATTGAACGGTGGTCTAAGTGGTGGTGCAGATATTATTCTAATTCCAGAAATTCCTTTTTCGTGGGATAAAGTGGCAGAAAAAATCCATGAACGTGAATTAATGGGAAAACGATTTTCATTGGTTTGCGTTGCGGAAGGCGCAAAACCTTTAGGTGGAGAAATTGTAACAAGAGGCAGTGATATTAAACGTACTGATCCAATTCAGCTTGGTGGAATTGGGAAAGTAGTTGCAGATAAGATTGAAGAATTAACCAAACGTGAAACTCGTGTTACGGTATTGGGACATCTTCAAAGAGGTGGTAGTCCTACTCCCTATGACAGAATATTAGCAACTAAATTTGGTGCATTTGCAATAGATCTAGTTGCGAATAAAAAATTTGGCAGAATGGTTTCTTTAAAATGTAACGAGATTAGAAATGTAAAAATTGAGGATGCAATTGCTCGTCAAAAACTTGTTAAACCTGATGATCAAGCAGTATTTGTCGCTAAGTCATTGGGAATATCATTTGGTGACGAATAA
- the rnhC gene encoding ribonuclease HIII, whose amino-acid sequence MQDPFHILALKEIQNLVVKLNKYGFSVSDSTKKMYNYEVTVNSKSEQAKLLIYFGKKGIKKVIQANPESNIFKVINNVVFDPTFFKDEKKSEIDFEQYIGTDESGKGDYFGPLVIGAVYIDKKTTAELEKIGVKDSKLISDNSIKILEPKIKKIVDGHFEIIQINPEKYNLIYQSFKNLNKLMAWAHSKAIENLVLKSKCTDVISDKFGNEKLISDELKKKNIEINHFQTTKGERFTAVAAASILARAKVIDWFYFKSKELGFEIPKGGGAAATIVAKRVFNQFDERYLRKMIKFHFKNSQSIFKQ is encoded by the coding sequence ATGCAAGATCCGTTCCACATATTGGCGCTTAAAGAAATCCAGAATTTGGTTGTTAAACTAAATAAGTATGGCTTCTCTGTATCCGATTCGACCAAAAAAATGTACAATTATGAAGTTACTGTAAACAGTAAAAGTGAACAGGCTAAATTATTGATTTATTTTGGTAAAAAGGGAATTAAAAAGGTTATTCAGGCAAACCCAGAATCAAACATCTTTAAAGTAATTAACAATGTAGTTTTTGATCCAACTTTTTTTAAAGATGAAAAGAAAAGTGAAATTGATTTTGAGCAGTACATCGGAACTGATGAGTCTGGAAAAGGTGATTATTTTGGCCCATTAGTTATTGGAGCAGTTTATATAGATAAAAAGACAACTGCCGAATTAGAGAAGATTGGTGTTAAAGATAGTAAGTTAATTTCCGATAATAGTATTAAGATTCTTGAACCAAAGATAAAAAAGATTGTGGATGGTCATTTTGAGATTATCCAGATAAATCCCGAAAAGTACAACCTGATTTATCAATCGTTTAAAAATCTAAATAAATTGATGGCTTGGGCGCACTCAAAAGCTATTGAGAATCTTGTTCTAAAAAGTAAGTGTACAGATGTTATCAGTGATAAATTTGGAAATGAAAAACTTATCTCCGATGAGTTAAAGAAAAAAAATATTGAAATAAATCATTTTCAAACTACAAAGGGAGAGCGATTTACTGCAGTTGCTGCTGCCTCAATTTTAGCAAGAGCAAAGGTAATTGATTGGTTTTATTTTAAAAGCAAAGAGTTGGGATTTGAAATTCCAAAGGGTGGTGGTGCAGCTGCAACAATAGTTGCAAAACGTGTTTTTAATCAATTTGATGAAAGATATTTAAGGAAAATGATTAAATTTCATTTCAAAAATTCACAAAGTATTTTCAAGCAATAA
- a CDS encoding septal ring lytic transglycosylase RlpA family protein, protein MKIATLYRLFLLSVIGLFVGCSLSTRYSKSINENEKSEIKGFRILETETGTASYYADEFNGSKTANGEIYYMNALTAAHPTYPFNTELRVTNLQNGKSVEVRVNDRMPQFKTEF, encoded by the coding sequence ATGAAGATTGCCACTTTATATCGATTGTTTTTATTGAGTGTAATTGGGTTATTTGTTGGTTGTAGTTTAAGTACAAGGTATTCAAAATCAATAAATGAAAATGAAAAAAGTGAGATTAAAGGATTTAGAATACTCGAAACTGAAACTGGCACAGCATCTTATTACGCAGATGAGTTTAATGGAAGCAAAACTGCAAACGGTGAAATTTATTATATGAACGCTTTAACGGCAGCACATCCAACTTATCCATTTAATACAGAATTAAGAGTTACTAATTTACAAAACGGGAAAAGTGTTGAAGTTAGAGTAAATGATAGAATGCCACAGTTTAAAACAGAATTTTAG
- a CDS encoding 16S rRNA (uracil(1498)-N(3))-methyltransferase yields MEYLSNIELYYCASVLDDAQTFLLVDDEYQHCVKVMRNSVGDKLFSTDGCGNIFEGIITEFQKGSVAAKIEKKYCYKNVLQNFTFYIPNLKNPDRLKFALEKSTELGITNFVLFNSENTVSKGFKLDRLNKFVLAAMKQSLRSFLPNISAINSIAEIKNYSGEKVLFDQLSTESIKDYRFDPKKNYLMIFGPEGGLSQKEIEIINPTLKFSLIENRLRSETAIVKAASIIS; encoded by the coding sequence TTGGAATATCTTTCTAACATAGAGCTTTATTATTGTGCTTCTGTTTTGGACGATGCACAAACTTTTTTGCTTGTTGATGATGAATATCAGCATTGCGTAAAAGTTATGCGTAATAGTGTTGGCGATAAACTTTTTTCTACGGATGGTTGTGGTAATATTTTTGAAGGAATCATAACTGAATTCCAAAAGGGAAGTGTTGCAGCAAAGATTGAAAAAAAATATTGTTACAAAAATGTATTACAAAACTTTACTTTTTACATCCCAAATCTTAAAAATCCTGACCGATTAAAATTTGCGTTAGAAAAATCAACGGAACTTGGAATAACTAATTTTGTTCTATTTAATTCTGAAAACACTGTAAGCAAAGGTTTTAAGTTAGATCGATTAAATAAGTTTGTTCTTGCTGCAATGAAACAATCTTTGAGGTCATTTTTACCAAATATTTCGGCTATAAATTCCATTGCGGAAATCAAAAACTATAGCGGTGAAAAAGTTTTATTTGACCAATTATCAACAGAAAGTATAAAAGACTATAGATTTGATCCGAAAAAGAATTACTTAATGATATTTGGTCCCGAAGGTGGATTGTCACAAAAAGAAATTGAAATTATAAATCCAACACTAAAATTTAGTTTAATTGAAAACAGATTAAGATCTGAAACTGCAATTGTAAAAGCAGCCTCTATTATTTCTTAG
- a CDS encoding BamA/TamA family outer membrane protein produces the protein MLKRKTKPAILILQVVIVFSSYIFPQNPDSLFNSELYPFVVDSIAISGNDITEEFIIFRELNFAPGDTLAKNNAYFNRERVYSLGIFNHVYFIPTIVDSINLLTIEVEESWYIYPIPFLDARDGDLDKLTYGILLRLRNFRGRNEDLTASIGFGYDPRFSLGYFNPNILGNENIFIGMRVGYSDISNRSLIAENIYGRAFDQNDISANLTLGKRIGLFDRFYLTGGYNYIETPFFIAGINASDDRIDNVVEVGVGYEHDTRDLYQFPKDGIFSSFNFTQKGLGFDNINYSIARVDYREYRQLFSKLISKWRFNSRFTFGDDVPYYDYSRLEGSQRVRGHYDEKFEGRDYYFGSLEFYYPIIEELNIDLTFIPIIPDQLLSYRIGFYAQVFAETGIAKFKSDPLAINRFNSGYGFGITLLILPYQVLRIEMAFNEQMKSEFILNLGISF, from the coding sequence GTGTTAAAAAGAAAAACCAAACCAGCAATTTTAATATTGCAAGTCGTTATTGTTTTCTCGTCATATATCTTTCCACAAAATCCAGACTCATTATTCAATTCCGAATTATATCCATTTGTTGTTGATTCAATTGCAATAAGCGGAAACGATATTACTGAAGAATTTATAATTTTTAGAGAATTAAATTTTGCCCCAGGAGATACACTAGCAAAAAATAACGCTTATTTTAATCGTGAAAGAGTTTATAGTTTAGGAATTTTTAATCACGTTTACTTCATTCCCACCATTGTAGATTCCATTAATCTATTAACGATTGAAGTTGAAGAGAGCTGGTATATTTATCCTATTCCATTTTTAGATGCGAGAGATGGTGACCTGGATAAACTGACTTATGGTATTCTATTAAGGTTAAGAAATTTTAGGGGTAGAAACGAGGACTTAACTGCTTCCATTGGATTTGGGTATGACCCAAGGTTTAGTCTTGGATATTTCAACCCAAATATTCTTGGGAATGAAAATATTTTTATTGGAATGCGTGTTGGATATTCTGATATCTCAAATAGAAGTTTAATTGCAGAAAATATTTATGGTAGAGCTTTCGATCAAAATGATATAAGTGCTAATCTTACATTAGGGAAAAGAATTGGATTGTTTGACCGTTTCTATTTAACAGGTGGTTATAATTATATCGAAACTCCATTTTTTATAGCCGGTATAAATGCATCAGATGATAGAATTGATAATGTTGTTGAAGTTGGTGTTGGTTATGAACACGATACACGTGACCTATATCAATTTCCGAAAGACGGAATATTTTCAAGTTTTAATTTTACTCAAAAAGGTTTGGGATTTGATAATATCAATTATAGCATTGCCAGAGTAGATTATAGAGAATACAGACAATTGTTCTCTAAACTTATAAGCAAGTGGCGATTTAATTCACGATTTACTTTTGGTGATGACGTACCATATTATGATTATTCTAGATTAGAAGGTAGTCAAAGAGTGCGTGGACATTATGATGAAAAGTTTGAAGGCAGGGATTATTATTTTGGTTCTCTGGAATTTTACTATCCAATAATTGAGGAGTTAAATATCGATTTAACCTTTATTCCAATTATTCCAGATCAACTTTTATCATACAGAATTGGTTTTTATGCACAAGTTTTTGCAGAAACGGGAATTGCAAAATTCAAAAGTGATCCTCTTGCTATAAATAGATTTAATTCGGGTTACGGATTTGGAATTACATTACTAATTTTACCTTATCAAGTTTTACGAATTGAAATGGCTTTTAACGAACAAATGAAATCAGAGTTTATTTTAAATCTTGGAATATCTTTCTAA